A part of Terriglobus roseus genomic DNA contains:
- a CDS encoding quinone oxidoreductase family protein has protein sequence MKSAIIPAAGAPPVFGEFRKPEATDGKVVVNVSASALSHLSKMRSSGAHYSSEGVFPSVPGVDGTGTTQDGRRVYFALPETPFGALAEQSLVDQKLCIPLPDGLDDVTAAAIANPGMSAWAALVERAKFVRGETVLINGATGSAGSMAVQIAKYLGAGRILVSGRNAEKLEALRKLGADEAIPFTIDADHPEGADAFEQALKPHFRNDIDVVLDYLWGGSARAIIASVARNVEDGHRVRFVQIGSASGENSIDLPAAALRSSAIELMGSGLKSVPMNKLMEGIAHVFEGAAEGAFQIAIATLPLEKIAEAWQAPGEPRMVVTI, from the coding sequence ATGAAATCAGCCATCATTCCAGCAGCAGGTGCACCTCCCGTCTTCGGCGAATTCCGTAAGCCGGAAGCCACTGACGGCAAAGTGGTTGTGAACGTAAGCGCATCGGCCCTGAGCCACCTCAGCAAGATGCGCTCCTCCGGCGCTCACTACAGTTCTGAGGGCGTGTTTCCCTCGGTCCCCGGCGTGGATGGCACAGGCACCACGCAGGATGGTCGACGCGTCTATTTCGCCCTCCCGGAAACACCGTTCGGCGCACTTGCGGAACAGTCGTTGGTAGACCAAAAGCTCTGTATCCCACTCCCCGATGGCTTGGACGACGTGACCGCCGCGGCGATCGCGAATCCCGGTATGTCCGCATGGGCCGCGTTAGTGGAACGCGCAAAGTTCGTCCGCGGCGAAACAGTGCTGATCAACGGCGCCACCGGTTCCGCAGGCAGCATGGCCGTACAGATCGCGAAGTATCTTGGCGCTGGACGAATTCTGGTCAGTGGTCGCAACGCGGAAAAGCTGGAGGCGCTCCGCAAATTGGGCGCGGATGAGGCGATCCCATTCACCATCGACGCCGATCATCCCGAAGGCGCAGACGCATTCGAACAGGCGTTAAAACCACATTTCCGCAACGATATCGACGTGGTGCTGGATTATCTGTGGGGCGGCAGCGCACGCGCCATCATCGCGTCAGTTGCGCGCAACGTGGAAGATGGTCACCGCGTTCGCTTTGTACAGATTGGCTCTGCCTCAGGCGAAAACAGCATTGATCTGCCCGCAGCCGCGTTGCGTTCTTCCGCAATCGAGCTCATGGGAAGCGGCTTGAAATCGGTTCCGATGAACAAGCTGATGGAAGGCATTGCGCACGTCTTCGAAGGCGCGGCGGAGGGCGCATTTCAAATCGCCATAGCAACTCTACCGCTGGAGAAGATTGCCGAAGCATGGCAGGCACCCGGCGAGCCGCGCATGGTCGTCACGATTTAG
- a CDS encoding FMN-dependent NADH-azoreductase: MASLLKIDVSPRGGYSYSRQLGQTFVEGWQAAHAGGTVVERDLAKNQPTFLDLPWIAGAFTPPDQHSDESKAALKVSNEIIAEVQAADHILITTPMYNFQIPAVLKAWIDHLVRVGVTVNYTESGPVGTLLGKKVTVIVASAGAYPKGEPSEAYDHLTPYLKHILGFIGLTDVTFLAAGGASGIQYGKISEEDWKKPFVEKAKELAKA; the protein is encoded by the coding sequence ATGGCATCGCTATTGAAGATTGACGTCAGCCCACGCGGCGGCTACTCGTATTCGCGTCAGCTTGGACAAACATTTGTGGAAGGCTGGCAGGCAGCGCATGCGGGCGGCACCGTGGTGGAGCGCGATCTGGCGAAGAATCAGCCCACGTTTCTGGACCTGCCGTGGATTGCCGGCGCATTCACGCCGCCCGATCAGCACTCGGACGAGAGCAAGGCTGCGCTGAAGGTCTCGAATGAGATCATTGCCGAAGTGCAGGCTGCAGATCACATCCTGATCACCACGCCCATGTACAACTTCCAGATTCCTGCTGTTCTGAAGGCGTGGATTGATCACCTGGTGCGCGTTGGCGTTACGGTGAACTACACGGAGAGCGGTCCCGTGGGCACGCTGCTGGGCAAGAAGGTTACTGTCATTGTGGCCAGCGCGGGTGCATATCCCAAGGGCGAGCCCAGCGAAGCGTACGACCACCTGACGCCGTACCTGAAGCACATCCTGGGCTTCATCGGCCTGACCGATGTGACGTTCCTGGCGGCTGGCGGCGCATCTGGCATCCAGTACGGCAAGATCAGCGAAGAGGATTGGAAGAAGCCGTTTGTAGAAAAGGCAAAGGAACTGGCCAAGGCGTAA